A segment of the Scophthalmus maximus strain ysfricsl-2021 chromosome 11, ASM2237912v1, whole genome shotgun sequence genome:
GTGATCGATGACCCAAGTTTGCAAGCCTCATTTACAGCTTTATATTTACTTTAACATCCCTTTGTTCATCTCTATCCAGGTTTCTGTTTGAGCACCTCTCAGTCGACAACTGCCTGGGGATGTACTCTCTGGCTCGCTCTCACCACGACCAGCTCCTGCTGCGTGCCTCCTTGCGGCTTGTAGCCCAGCACTTCCCCCGGGTGGCCCGGCAGAAAGACTTCCTCCTCCTTGACCACGGCACCTTGGGCAGCCTGCTCAGCTCAGACCGCCTGGGGGTGGAGTCAGAGGCCGAGGTCTATGACGCTGCACGGCGCTGGGCGGAGCACCAGCCCTTGGACCGCTACCCCCACATGCCCGCGCTGCTTCACCACCTGCGGCCGGGGCTCCTGTCCCAGGAGGAGAGCCGCAGACTATGCCAGGAGCTGGGGCCTGCCGCAGCCGGCGAGGGCCTCGGGGGGCCCCTGAGACCACGAGAGGGAATGTTTGAGAAGAAGATCGTCTGTGTGGATCTGACGCCTCGGGAAGACGAGAACTTAGCCACACGAGACTACACTGTGGACTGCTTCGATCCTCGGACAGGGAAGTGGGAGAAGTTGGCGGCGCTGGGATCTCTGGTCAGTCCCGGCTGTACGGCAGTTGGTGACCGGTTGTTCGTAGCCGGCGGTATCCTGCGGACGGGCTCGGTGTCTGCAGCCGTGCATGAATACGATGCGGTGTTGGACCACTGGATAGAGCGGCCTTCGATGGTCCAGCCTAGGGCGATGCTCGGCCTGCTGGGCTGCGGAGAGTCACTCTACGCCTTAGGCGGAAGTAACCGCTCGGCCCTGCTGGACTCTAGTGAGACCCTGGAGCTGTCGACACTACAGTGGGCCCCGGGGCCTCGGCTGCCGCTCCCCCTGCGTGCCTTTGCATGCGCAGCTTTACGCGGACGACTGTACCTTCTGGGTGGAACCACGCTAGAACAGAACCGGGCCGTGGTCCACTCGGGCGTGCTCATTTATCACACCCTCACCGACTGCTGGACACGTGTGGCACTGGACTCCGGCGCCACCTGCCTCGCCGGAGGCGTGGCGGTGCGAGGAGGTGTCTGCGCGATCGGGGGATACATGAGGGACACCACCAAGTTCCTGGACGGAAACTACACCAACCTGGAGACATTAGACGCCACCGGGCGCGTTCTGTTTTTCAGAGAGGGTAGGGGCTCCGGGGTAGAGAGGGAGGTGACGGGGGGAGGGGTGATGGTGACCGCCGAGCAGCGCGGGGCTGCGGGTGGCGGCAGCGACCGAGCCCCGAGCCCCGTGGTGTTTCCCGGGCTGCCGCGGCGGATCGCGGCCGGCGGCGTGGccaggtggaagaggaggatttaCGTGCTGGGCGGGGAAAACGGTTCACGGTTCTACGACAGTGTGTATTGTTGGAAGCCCGGCTGGCGCAGCTGGGTCCAGAGACGCGAAAAGCTCCCCGGGGACACCGGGGGAGTGAGCCAGTTTGGGTGCACCACTCTCAAATTCCCCAAGAAACACATCCTGTCCAGACTGAGACTAGCCAAAGAAAACTGCAAGAAGCCCACGGACTAGCCCTGACCAGTATGACTGAAGTCCAGGCGGCCGTTCGTTCACGTGACACAGAGAAGAGTTTTCAGTTAGCTCCTCCTCGACCCTGATGAAAAGTTTGCGTCGAGAGGAAGTCACAAGAAAGAGTCCGTTTTATACAATAAGAGCGCAGCCACAGCTGCAGGATGTTAATGGACTGTAATATTAATTATGGTTAGTCAGATGTACAGGCAGAGAGCAAATGGAGCCAGGAACTGGtttaaatagaagaaaaaaagtaaaaacaggcAACAAGCACCTGAATGTAACCGAATCCACTCACTGTCCAAACAGTAAAGTCCCacgagagtgagagagagaaaggagccgGAGTgataatctttttaattttcaggcTGTTTGAGAATCATTTCAAtgctgtgaatatttttcagcAGTTCAGACACAATGTTACCTGCACATTTCTGACAAGGCTACGTTTCACTGATTCGCTGgaagtttaagtttaaaaaaaacaacaacaaaacgttTTATTAAAAgccctgaaacaaaaacacgtgCACTACTGGATGAAACGCAGCGCTGCACCGACCGAACAACCCGTTGTTCGTAGTAGTTTCTGCGAATGTATTAAAAGGCGTCTTGAAATTTTACTTTAGCTCGCTTGAATATTGTCAGAGCGTCTCGTCCTCTGAACCGTCTTCATACTCCTTTGTAATCCTTCGGAAACtttcatctatttatttccCTTTACCACTAATATCAGCTTTTAAAGCCtcctgattatttttcttttactgcgATTAAGggctataaaaataaatttgactttgaGAGGAAACGCATCTCTTAAAAGATGTCACATTGAGACTTTCTTAACTGCTGCTAACTACGAATGAAGATCTTGCGCCCATTTTATGACTTAATCGATAAACCAGTGAATATGTGGACTTCCTACGCCTTTTCTGTCTTTGGCTCACATTTCGAAGTCCATTCCCAGACGACTCAGAGCTGCTACTCGTGTCAGGAAAAAGTCTCATCTTTCCACATCTTAATCCTGTACCAACAGCAGAAAACCTCCATGTTTGGTACAAGTTGCAGTGGTTCTCGTTGGCTCAGTCGAACCCTAAAGGCTCAAGcgtgttttttaatttgactgttaccgttatttatgttttcaaaGTCAAAGAGGGTGGGACGTAGCATTGGAAGAAATGTGCTGGATGACGGCTGGATGATATGGAAAACAGATTTCACACAGGAAAGTCAGAGCATCTTCCACCGTCCGTTTATAACATGCCCCCTAGGGATGAAAAATCATGTGTTAACGGTGATTTATAAAGTTtaatgatggaaaaacaaagaatcGCTCTGGGCaacattttaatcttttgtattttttcagtttcGTATCTTGATTCCCACAGTACGATCCCACTGGTTCAGTTCCAGTGGCAGTTGgtcaaatgtttgtgtctgaacTGTCTGGAACATGAAGTCGTCAGGTGACGCTTTTACTTGATTCGGCAGCTGGGTCAAAATGACGCACTTCTTCTCCGTCGCTCCGCGGgacttgtgtgaatgtgtttggcACCGAGGTCGAGAGTCATCCGAACAACAGTCGCGTtgcacattatttattaaaaatgtatctttgaagttctgttgttgttgctctgaaATGGCGACTTCCGCGTTCGACCGCACGGCGATGACTGCTCGTTGTGGAGCATATTTTATTTAGATCTCAAAATGTCCGAGGGGCTTTTAAAGTAACTGAATTCTGAAAATAATGATTGAACGAAAAAGCCAGAAATGTAAGCACATTGTTTTGATGTAAGCCcgctttgtgttttctttaatcttctctctctttttttttttatttattgaaactgATCACAGCCAGACTCTGCTGTggggagatgtgtgtgtgcctgtgaggAAACACTGCCAGCTGTGTCGGAAATCTGAAAATCACTGACAAATGTCGatgacattaaaatgaatggGTTTCAAAATATTAACGCGCCACggggagtttttttgttttgttttttttgtgacgtTAATTCACTCATTGGTTCAACAATCTGAAGTTTTTAATGACTGCAGGCCAGATATTAGTCTTTGAGAGCTAACTTTAGTTTAGTGAACGTTGGCGCAGTTTAGATACTTGAGTATATATTTAAGcctaaaacaggaagtgaggaaggATACAGGATGTGCCTCTAGTTtcagaattagatttttttattaagtatGACTGTGCAGGATCCTAGAACTGAAGAGTGGATTTATTCAAGTTTACTGAAGCAGTAAATCATTGGTAGTCAGAAACCTAAGAAGtttaaagaaatggaaatagGGGGatagaggatttttttttttacctcacacGACATACGAAGGAAAATATTCATGTATCTTACCAAAATAGATTAAAATTAAGATCGTGGTCATGCTTGTCTCATAACTCAGCTTATTCTTCTGTAGACTGCCTGAATCAATAAACCAACCAAAAACTACATTTCACAATTTTCAGTAAAACAACTTAAATCTGTTTCCCTTGAAAACTCAACAGTGGAACTTCTCCGGCCACAGACAACAAAGATTTCTAGTGATCATTGTCAATCTCTTAACATCTTAACTATAACACCGTGATCAGTGATGGATCTCATACGCTTTCATAAACACAATACGATGCATAATATACTTAAGTAATTTGTAACTAATACATCAAACAGTAttccaggatttttttccagGGGAATTTCCTATATTATCTGTGACATGATTCATCTGTCTTGACACAGGAAGCGGCAAAGATGAGTTTTTTGATGTggatttttctccctttctttttttttttattaaaaaaaccccactttagataataataataataaaaataataataataaattttgtttatagagcacttttcattgcttaaagcaatctcaaagtgctaaaataTCAGATCATAAACAGCTCAGCCACTTGTACAACAAGATGTTCTGTGAGCAAAGAGATGTTGCTGTCTCCGTGTCGCAGAccctttaaaggagacatgttatgctttttcagtttttccccctttcctccagTATGTTATAAGTTTGGTGTATGCAATAGGTCTGCAAATCAAGGGAGCCCCGAAGTTCCTTGAATCGCCTCGTCAGTGGTTCCGGCCGACACTTCCGTACGATGGTGACATCACCGCGTCGCGGAGAAGCATTAGGCGACCTCTAGCGGCGAGGTAGAGCGAGAGCGGAGCATTCATACGTCTCCATTAACACCGGACCAGTGATCCACAACCCGATGATTTGGGCTCAAGACATTTCATATTGTTGGAGTTCACACCTGGCTGACCACAACGCATTGAGAGGATGAGCGgcgacttttttttctttttttttccagccgtGTCCACAagtcaaacacaacatgaagaGTTTGAGCATTGTCTCTCTAGAAACATCTACGACACTCTCGCCGCTTTGATTTCCCCCTAACAGCGATGCTGTGAATTCCCGCCCATAGATGTTAACATGTCTTTTCCTGCTTAAAGCTTGTATGACATGTGAAAAGGGACTCCACTCAAACTCATtgcgccgacacacacacacacacacacacacacacaaacacgtaccGCGTGTCCATTCAGCGACGTACAGCTTCCCCCTCAATTGTACTATCGAATGAAGTTTGTGACCTGAAAGGCAAAGTGGATGTTTTGATGAAAGCAGTGCTATGAAACGATTAAAGGACTGTTTgcctgcatgttgttgtttttttgtttttttactgatgaCTGACCTTGgtttgtccttcctctctttcttttctcttctgggacccagactttactttcACGAGGGAAGACATCACAAAGTCACTGGTCTGTAGATCAGCGGACAGATTCTCATGCTGAGTCGTGATGGGCGGACTAAACCAAATTGTGTGCCTTGTTGTAAGGAGTgagagggccctcagagaaccttgactattttttgaaataaccAATACAACCAATGTATTACTccagtttttaatttaagttatgacactaatt
Coding sequences within it:
- the si:dkey-260j18.2 gene encoding kelch-like protein 17 isoform X1, whose protein sequence is MEAKREKKKSSSSSSSSSSSSYPMNAVRGGTVTWRPQPWQDGDGGGGEPLSDSDSEEEDFPDDSTTPLGDYITHGLKQLLDAQQLCDVTLLVEGKKFMCHRVLLAAVSPYFRAMFTSPLVESRLTEIRLEEVTPSVMETVIQFVYTGEAGLSLDTAEDLFVAANRLQVMPLQDLCSRFLFEHLSVDNCLGMYSLARSHHDQLLLRASLRLVAQHFPRVARQKDFLLLDHGTLGSLLSSDRLGVESEAEVYDAARRWAEHQPLDRYPHMPALLHHLRPGLLSQEESRRLCQELGPAAAGEGLGGPLRPREGMFEKKIVCVDLTPREDENLATRDYTVDCFDPRTGKWEKLAALGSLVSPGCTAVGDRLFVAGGILRTGSVSAAVHEYDAVLDHWIERPSMVQPRAMLGLLGCGESLYALGGSNRSALLDSSETLELSTLQWAPGPRLPLPLRAFACAALRGRLYLLGGTTLEQNRAVVHSGVLIYHTLTDCWTRVALDSGATCLAGGVAVRGGVCAIGGYMRDTTKFLDGNYTNLETLDATGRVLFFREGRGSGVEREVTGGGVMVTAEQRGAAGGGSDRAPSPVVFPGLPRRIAAGGVARWKRRIYVLGGENGSRFYDSVYCWKPGWRSWVQRREKLPGDTGGVSQFGCTTLKFPKKHILSRLRLAKENCKKPTD
- the si:dkey-260j18.2 gene encoding kelch-like protein 17 isoform X2 yields the protein MNAVRGGTVTWRPQPWQDGDGGGGEPLSDSDSEEEDFPDDSTTPLGDYITHGLKQLLDAQQLCDVTLLVEGKKFMCHRVLLAAVSPYFRAMFTSPLVESRLTEIRLEEVTPSVMETVIQFVYTGEAGLSLDTAEDLFVAANRLQVMPLQDLCSRFLFEHLSVDNCLGMYSLARSHHDQLLLRASLRLVAQHFPRVARQKDFLLLDHGTLGSLLSSDRLGVESEAEVYDAARRWAEHQPLDRYPHMPALLHHLRPGLLSQEESRRLCQELGPAAAGEGLGGPLRPREGMFEKKIVCVDLTPREDENLATRDYTVDCFDPRTGKWEKLAALGSLVSPGCTAVGDRLFVAGGILRTGSVSAAVHEYDAVLDHWIERPSMVQPRAMLGLLGCGESLYALGGSNRSALLDSSETLELSTLQWAPGPRLPLPLRAFACAALRGRLYLLGGTTLEQNRAVVHSGVLIYHTLTDCWTRVALDSGATCLAGGVAVRGGVCAIGGYMRDTTKFLDGNYTNLETLDATGRVLFFREGRGSGVEREVTGGGVMVTAEQRGAAGGGSDRAPSPVVFPGLPRRIAAGGVARWKRRIYVLGGENGSRFYDSVYCWKPGWRSWVQRREKLPGDTGGVSQFGCTTLKFPKKHILSRLRLAKENCKKPTD